One region of Skermanella mucosa genomic DNA includes:
- a CDS encoding 5-guanidino-2-oxopentanoate decarboxylase produces MTSKAPSGKATCGESAIRLLESYGIDTVFGIPGVHTLELYRGLPNSRIRHVTPRHEQGAGFMADGYARASGRPAACLLTTGPGLTNAATPIAQAYSDSIPMLVLSSVNDRRDLGMGRGRLHELRSQQAAMAPLCAFSHTVMDADELPEVMARAFGVFQSARPRPVHIEIPLDVLASPADFRTEARAVIGRPAACDAALVRAADLIAVAERPAMIVGGGARDCPKAVREFAEGVGAAVLLTGAAKGVLPDGHPLNLGSSCDHPAMVEFIERADVVVVAGSELAETDFWSGVPKFGGTLIRIDIDPAALTRDTAPDVALLGDAGSILCDLVDRLATPNPARQHAAVRAAREAATADLPPLRRQHREVLAAIRAGLPADGIVMTDMTQIAYAGNSLWPTDQPRTWHHPHGYGTLGFALPASIGAKLAMPDRDVVCLIGDGGLMFTVQDLMTAVELDLPLAVVMWNNDGYGQIRDGMIQRGIPEIGVTLRNPDHHMLAKAMGCPSVRAEDPAMLAAALKEAFKRRGPTLIEVRQDRFAA; encoded by the coding sequence GTGACATCCAAGGCGCCAAGCGGCAAGGCGACATGCGGCGAATCGGCGATCCGCCTGCTGGAATCCTACGGCATCGACACCGTGTTCGGCATACCGGGGGTCCATACGCTGGAACTCTATCGGGGGCTGCCCAACAGCCGCATCCGCCACGTCACGCCGCGGCACGAGCAGGGCGCCGGCTTCATGGCCGACGGCTATGCCCGGGCATCGGGCCGCCCCGCCGCCTGCCTGCTGACGACGGGTCCCGGCCTGACCAACGCCGCGACGCCGATCGCGCAGGCCTATTCCGACAGCATCCCCATGCTGGTGCTGAGCAGCGTCAACGACCGGCGCGACCTGGGCATGGGCCGTGGGCGGCTGCATGAGCTTCGGAGCCAGCAGGCGGCGATGGCGCCGCTCTGCGCCTTCAGCCACACCGTGATGGACGCGGACGAACTGCCGGAGGTGATGGCGCGCGCCTTCGGCGTGTTCCAGTCCGCCCGCCCCCGCCCGGTCCATATCGAGATCCCGCTGGACGTGCTCGCGTCTCCGGCCGACTTCCGCACGGAGGCCCGCGCCGTCATCGGCCGTCCCGCGGCGTGCGACGCCGCCCTGGTCCGGGCCGCCGACCTGATCGCCGTGGCGGAGCGCCCCGCGATGATCGTGGGCGGCGGCGCCCGCGACTGCCCCAAGGCGGTCCGCGAATTCGCGGAGGGCGTCGGCGCCGCGGTCCTGCTGACCGGCGCCGCCAAAGGCGTGTTGCCGGACGGTCATCCGCTGAACCTGGGGTCGTCCTGCGACCATCCGGCCATGGTGGAATTCATCGAGCGCGCCGACGTGGTGGTGGTCGCCGGATCGGAACTGGCGGAGACCGACTTCTGGAGCGGCGTGCCGAAGTTCGGCGGGACGCTGATCCGCATCGACATAGACCCGGCCGCGCTGACCCGCGACACGGCCCCGGACGTGGCCCTGCTGGGCGACGCCGGTTCCATCCTGTGCGACTTGGTGGACCGTCTGGCGACGCCGAACCCGGCCCGGCAGCACGCCGCCGTCAGGGCCGCGCGCGAGGCCGCGACCGCCGACCTGCCGCCCTTGAGACGGCAGCATCGGGAAGTCCTGGCGGCGATCCGGGCGGGCCTGCCGGCCGATGGCATCGTCATGACCGACATGACCCAGATCGCCTATGCCGGCAACAGCCTGTGGCCGACCGACCAGCCGCGCACGTGGCACCATCCCCACGGCTACGGCACCCTGGGCTTCGCCCTGCCGGCCTCGATCGGGGCGAAGCTGGCCATGCCGGATCGCGACGTGGTCTGCCTGATCGGGGACGGCGGGCTGATGTTCACGGTGCAGGACCTGATGACGGCGGTCGAGCTGGACCTGCCGCTGGCGGTCGTGATGTGGAACAACGACGGCTACGGCCAGATCCGCGACGGCATGATCCAGCGCGGCATCCCGGAAATCGGCGTCACCCTGAGGAACCCCGACCACCACATGCTGGCGAAGGCGATGGGCTGCCCCAGCGTCCGCGCGGAAGATCCGGCGATGCTGGCGGCAGCCCTGAAGGAGGCTTTCAAGCGGCGGGGACCAACCCTGATCGAGGTGAGGCAGGACCGGTTCGCCGCTTGA
- a CDS encoding GNAT family N-acetyltransferase, giving the protein MESLDRYIRQQASQDMRRVMARVFVAVSADHPDRILGYYTLSAATVSAGDLPPDMTQRLPKYPVPAALVGRLAVDRTAARRGLGSLLLADAVKKTMLAAQTVAMTVIAVDPIDDAARRFYEAFGFRSLLGPERRMFLALPTLKRDSLEG; this is encoded by the coding sequence GTGGAGTCCCTGGACCGCTATATCCGGCAGCAGGCATCGCAAGACATGCGCCGGGTAATGGCGCGCGTGTTCGTCGCGGTGTCCGCCGATCATCCGGACCGCATCCTCGGCTATTATACCTTGAGCGCGGCGACCGTTTCGGCCGGAGATCTCCCGCCCGACATGACGCAACGCCTGCCGAAATATCCCGTCCCGGCAGCCCTGGTCGGACGGCTGGCCGTTGACCGGACCGCCGCGAGGCGGGGCCTGGGAAGCCTGCTGCTCGCCGACGCGGTGAAGAAGACCATGCTGGCAGCGCAAACGGTCGCCATGACGGTCATCGCCGTCGATCCCATCGATGATGCGGCCCGACGGTTCTATGAGGCTTTCGGTTTCCGATCCCTGCTCGGACCTGAGCGGCGGATGTTCCTGGCGCTCCCGACCTTGAAACGGGACTCACTTGAAGGCTGA
- a CDS encoding formate dehydrogenase subunit gamma: protein MSMMNLGRVLRLAALTVLLLVPAVGAGAQSTTGATPSGATPVPPGPNALTGPDISNEQLLFQQLQGGFQGRVSIPDQKSATLIQPEGRDWREFRQGTLKTIAAVVLLGSIAGLVIFYMVRGKIRIDAGPSRFRVRRFNGLERFAHWITAVSFLVLALTGLNLVFGRYILIPLLGPEAFTTLTIYGKLAHNFVSFPFVLGIVLMLLVWVRHNIPDGTDLAWLKAAGGLFSKGKHPAAKKFNAGQKMIFWLVVAGGGVVAASGYVLLFPFYVTDVAGMQLAHLVHAVLSVLLIAGIIGHIYIGSVGMEGAFDAMGSGEVDVNWAREHHSLWLEEESRKGRAPPARGVGHRAPAE, encoded by the coding sequence ATGTCCATGATGAATCTCGGGCGCGTCCTGCGCCTCGCCGCGCTGACGGTCCTGCTGCTGGTCCCGGCGGTCGGGGCGGGCGCCCAATCCACGACCGGCGCGACCCCGTCCGGCGCGACCCCGGTCCCGCCGGGGCCGAACGCCCTGACCGGGCCGGACATCAGCAACGAGCAGCTGCTGTTCCAGCAGCTCCAGGGCGGCTTCCAGGGGCGCGTCAGCATCCCCGACCAGAAGTCGGCCACGCTGATCCAGCCGGAAGGCCGCGACTGGCGGGAGTTCCGCCAGGGCACGCTGAAGACCATCGCCGCGGTGGTGCTGCTGGGCAGCATCGCCGGACTGGTGATCTTCTACATGGTCCGGGGCAAGATCCGGATCGACGCCGGGCCGTCCCGGTTCCGGGTGCGGCGGTTCAACGGGCTGGAGCGGTTCGCCCACTGGATCACCGCCGTCAGCTTCCTGGTGCTGGCGCTGACCGGGCTCAACCTCGTGTTCGGCCGCTACATCCTGATCCCGCTGCTGGGGCCGGAGGCGTTCACCACCCTGACGATCTACGGCAAGCTGGCGCATAACTTCGTCAGCTTCCCGTTCGTCCTCGGCATCGTGCTGATGCTGCTGGTCTGGGTCCGTCACAACATCCCCGACGGCACCGACCTCGCTTGGCTCAAGGCGGCCGGCGGCCTGTTCTCCAAGGGCAAGCACCCGGCGGCGAAGAAGTTCAACGCCGGCCAGAAGATGATCTTCTGGCTGGTCGTGGCGGGCGGCGGCGTCGTGGCGGCCAGCGGCTACGTGCTGCTGTTCCCGTTCTACGTGACCGACGTCGCCGGCATGCAGCTCGCCCATCTGGTCCACGCGGTCCTGTCGGTGCTGCTGATCGCCGGCATCATCGGGCACATCTATATCGGCTCGGTCGGTATGGAAGGCGCCTTCGACGCCATGGGCAGCGGCGAGGTGGACGTCAACTGGGCGCGGGAACACCACAGCCTCTGGCTGGAGGAGGAGTCCCGCAAGGGCCGCGCGCCGCCGGCTCGCGGCGTCGGACACCGGGCGCCGGCGGAATGA
- a CDS encoding MAPEG family protein, protein MLDRRHLISAAGVVFGTALAWGGLALFWPGPMAGSGSAADRLALAAGLLVWPALLLVHMVFAVALARFFTAAFDPLNDPESRFQRRAQRALSNSVEQVAVYVPAMLSAAALADPGDIRFAGVMTGLFCVSRLLFWVGYLIHPYLRAPGMIMTLNVNVAIVGYALYRALG, encoded by the coding sequence GTGCTCGATCGCCGCCACCTGATTTCGGCCGCCGGGGTCGTCTTCGGGACGGCCCTGGCCTGGGGCGGACTCGCGCTGTTCTGGCCCGGACCCATGGCCGGCAGCGGCTCCGCGGCCGACCGGCTGGCCTTGGCCGCCGGCCTTCTGGTCTGGCCGGCGCTGCTGCTGGTGCACATGGTTTTCGCGGTGGCCCTGGCCCGTTTCTTCACGGCCGCGTTCGATCCCCTGAACGACCCGGAAAGCCGGTTCCAGCGGCGCGCCCAGCGGGCGCTGTCCAACTCGGTCGAGCAGGTCGCGGTCTACGTGCCGGCGATGCTCTCCGCAGCGGCGCTCGCCGATCCAGGCGATATCCGCTTCGCCGGCGTCATGACCGGGCTGTTCTGCGTGTCCCGCCTGTTGTTCTGGGTCGGATACCTGATCCACCCTTATCTGCGGGCGCCGGGAATGATCATGACGCTCAACGTGAACGTCGCTATCGTCGGATACGCACTCTACCGGGCGCTGGGGTGA
- a CDS encoding formate dehydrogenase subunit alpha, which translates to MLVKRGSAKAPGPQSAGTRRSGILSAAAGTLAQAPVDRRTFLKRSGLAAGGLAAAGTLSVGTVRKAEAGPTTPGVEIVRKKSICTHCSVGCTVTAEVQNGVWVGQEPSWDSPINLGTHCAKGASVRELVHGDRRLKYPMKLENGEWKRLSWTQAIDEIGAKLLEIREKAGPESVFWLGSAKFSNEGAYLFRKMAAFWGTNTVDHQARICHSTTVAGVANTWGYGAMTNSYNDIHNAKAILIIGGNPAEAHPVSLQHVLRGKEINRAHLIVVDPRFTRTAAHATEYVRLRPGTDIPLVWGMLWHIFENGWEDKDYIAKRVFGMDKIRAEVKKWDPAEVERVTGVPGAQVRKVAEIMAKNRPSTLIWCMGVTQHTVGTANVRALSILQLALGNIGVEGGGANIFRGHCNVQGATDFGLDVTSLPAYYGLTEGAWKHWSRVWGVDYEWMKGRFVSQKFMEAKGIPTTRWFDAVLAKPDEIEQPAPVKAMMVFGHGGNTVTRMPEMRKGLEALDLLVVADPHPTTFASVSGRRNGTYLLPICTQFEAEGSRTASNRSIQWGDRVVDPIFESKNDYDVMYALADRLGFAAEMFKRIKVVNGVPDPEDILREINYGSLSTGYSGQSPERLKLHMQHQADFDRTTLKASTGPCAGEYYGLPWPCWGTPEMKHPGTHVLYDTSKHVLEGGGTFRARFGVEKDGATLLAEGSWSKGSEIEDGYPEFTYGMLKKLGWNADLTDAERATIEKIGGANPDGVSWATDLSCGIIRVALKHGCSPFGNAKARAVAWNLPDPVPVHREPIYTSRRDLVEKYPTLDDRRDFRLAHLGKTVQARDVTKDFPIILTSGRLVEYEGGGEETRSNKWLAELQQEMFVEVNTQDAARLGVKDGAMVWVHGPEGNGKAKVKALVTDRVGPGVAFMPFHFAGFWDGESQRGAYPPGTDPIVLGHSVNALTTYGYDPVTYMQETKCTLCRIVAA; encoded by the coding sequence ATGTTGGTCAAGAGAGGTTCAGCAAAGGCGCCGGGTCCGCAGTCGGCCGGAACGCGCCGGTCCGGCATCCTGTCGGCAGCCGCGGGCACGTTGGCCCAGGCGCCGGTCGACCGCCGCACCTTCCTCAAGCGCTCCGGTCTGGCGGCCGGCGGGCTCGCCGCGGCCGGCACCCTGTCGGTCGGCACGGTCCGCAAGGCGGAGGCAGGCCCGACCACGCCGGGCGTCGAGATCGTCCGCAAGAAGAGCATCTGCACCCATTGCTCGGTCGGCTGCACCGTCACCGCCGAGGTGCAGAACGGCGTCTGGGTCGGCCAGGAGCCGTCCTGGGACAGCCCGATCAATCTCGGCACCCACTGCGCCAAGGGCGCCTCGGTGCGCGAGCTGGTCCACGGCGACCGCCGCCTGAAATACCCCATGAAGCTGGAGAACGGGGAGTGGAAGCGCCTCTCCTGGACCCAGGCGATCGACGAGATCGGGGCCAAGCTGCTGGAGATCCGCGAGAAGGCCGGACCTGAATCGGTCTTCTGGCTGGGCTCGGCCAAGTTCTCCAACGAGGGCGCCTACCTGTTCCGCAAGATGGCGGCATTCTGGGGCACCAACACGGTGGACCACCAGGCGCGCATCTGCCACAGCACCACGGTCGCGGGCGTCGCGAACACGTGGGGCTACGGCGCCATGACCAACAGCTACAACGACATCCACAACGCCAAGGCGATCCTGATCATCGGCGGCAATCCGGCCGAGGCCCATCCCGTGTCGCTCCAGCACGTGCTGCGCGGGAAGGAGATCAACCGGGCCCACCTGATCGTCGTCGATCCCCGCTTCACCCGCACGGCCGCCCACGCGACCGAGTACGTGCGGTTGCGCCCCGGCACGGACATCCCGCTGGTCTGGGGCATGCTCTGGCACATCTTCGAGAACGGCTGGGAAGACAAGGACTACATCGCCAAGCGCGTGTTCGGCATGGACAAGATCCGCGCCGAAGTGAAGAAGTGGGACCCGGCGGAGGTCGAGCGGGTCACCGGCGTGCCCGGCGCGCAGGTCCGCAAGGTCGCCGAGATCATGGCGAAGAACCGGCCGTCCACGCTGATCTGGTGCATGGGCGTCACCCAGCACACCGTCGGCACCGCCAACGTCCGGGCGCTCAGCATCCTCCAGCTGGCGCTCGGCAACATCGGCGTCGAGGGAGGAGGGGCGAACATCTTCCGCGGCCACTGCAACGTGCAGGGCGCCACCGACTTCGGCCTCGACGTCACCTCCCTGCCGGCCTACTACGGCCTGACCGAGGGCGCCTGGAAGCACTGGAGCCGGGTCTGGGGCGTCGACTACGAGTGGATGAAGGGCCGCTTCGTCTCCCAGAAGTTCATGGAAGCGAAGGGCATCCCGACCACCCGCTGGTTCGACGCCGTGCTGGCCAAGCCGGACGAGATCGAGCAGCCGGCCCCCGTCAAGGCCATGATGGTGTTCGGCCACGGCGGCAACACCGTGACCCGCATGCCGGAGATGCGGAAAGGGCTGGAAGCGCTGGACCTGCTGGTCGTCGCCGACCCGCACCCGACCACCTTCGCCTCCGTCAGCGGCCGCAGGAACGGGACATACCTGCTGCCGATCTGCACCCAGTTCGAGGCCGAGGGCTCGCGCACCGCGTCCAACCGCTCGATCCAGTGGGGCGACCGCGTCGTCGATCCGATCTTCGAATCGAAGAACGACTACGACGTGATGTACGCGCTGGCCGACCGGCTCGGCTTCGCGGCCGAGATGTTCAAGCGCATCAAGGTCGTGAACGGCGTGCCCGATCCCGAGGACATCCTGCGGGAGATCAATTACGGCTCGCTCTCCACCGGCTATTCCGGCCAGTCGCCGGAGCGCCTCAAGCTCCACATGCAGCATCAGGCCGATTTCGACCGGACCACGCTGAAGGCCTCCACCGGACCGTGCGCCGGCGAATATTACGGCCTGCCCTGGCCCTGCTGGGGCACGCCGGAGATGAAGCATCCCGGCACCCACGTCCTGTACGACACATCCAAGCATGTGCTTGAGGGCGGCGGCACCTTCCGCGCCCGCTTCGGGGTGGAGAAGGACGGCGCCACCCTGCTGGCCGAGGGCTCCTGGTCCAAGGGGTCGGAGATCGAGGACGGCTATCCCGAGTTCACCTACGGGATGCTGAAGAAGCTGGGCTGGAACGCCGACCTGACGGACGCGGAGCGGGCGACCATCGAGAAGATCGGCGGCGCCAACCCCGACGGCGTGAGCTGGGCGACCGACCTGTCCTGCGGCATCATCCGGGTGGCGCTGAAGCACGGCTGCTCGCCGTTCGGCAACGCCAAGGCCCGGGCGGTCGCCTGGAACCTGCCGGACCCGGTGCCGGTCCACCGCGAGCCGATCTACACCTCCCGGCGCGACCTGGTCGAGAAATACCCGACCCTGGACGACCGCCGCGACTTCCGCCTGGCCCACCTGGGCAAGACGGTGCAGGCCCGCGACGTCACCAAGGACTTCCCGATCATCCTGACCTCCGGCCGTCTGGTCGAGTACGAGGGCGGCGGCGAGGAGACCCGGTCCAACAAGTGGCTGGCCGAGCTTCAGCAGGAGATGTTCGTCGAGGTCAATACCCAGGACGCGGCGCGCCTGGGCGTCAAGGACGGCGCCATGGTCTGGGTCCACGGTCCGGAAGGCAACGGCAAGGCCAAGGTCAAGGCGCTGGTCACCGACCGCGTCGGCCCGGGCGTCGCCTTCATGCCCTTCCACTTCGCGGGCTTCTGGGACGGCGAGAGCCAGCGCGGAGCCTATCCGCCGGGCACCGACCCGATCGTGCTCGGCCACTCGGTGAATGCTCTGACGACCTACGGGTACGACCCGGTCACCTACATGCAGGAGACCAAGTGCACCCTGTGTCGGATTGTTGCGGCGTAA
- a CDS encoding acetyl-CoA carboxylase carboxyltransferase subunit alpha, with product MQTFLEFEKPIAELEGKIEELRHLTDTGDINIAEEVSKLQAKVDKLLRQTYAKLAPAQKVQVARHPNRPHCMDYIDGLVRDFTPLAGDRGYAEDSAVIGGIGRFRGRSVMVIGQEKGHDTESRVRHNFGMAKPEGYRKAIRLMELADRFKLPVITLVDTAGAYPGVGAEERGQAEAIAKSIDTCLSLKVPLVATVIGEGGSGGAIALAAADRVMMLEHAIYSVISPEGCASILWRTNTAAAEAAAALRLTAQDLKDLGVIDRVIAEPIGGAHRDRDEVMTAVGNAIEDCLDELRGLEGGALRLKRRDKFLEMGHKGLS from the coding sequence ATGCAGACCTTCCTTGAATTTGAAAAGCCGATCGCGGAACTCGAAGGCAAGATCGAGGAGCTGCGGCACCTGACCGACACCGGCGACATCAATATCGCCGAGGAAGTCTCCAAGCTCCAGGCCAAGGTCGACAAGCTGCTGCGCCAGACCTACGCCAAGCTCGCGCCGGCGCAGAAGGTCCAGGTGGCCCGCCATCCCAACCGGCCGCACTGCATGGACTATATCGACGGTCTGGTCCGGGACTTCACGCCGCTCGCCGGCGACCGGGGCTACGCGGAGGATAGCGCCGTCATCGGCGGCATCGGGCGCTTCCGGGGCCGTTCCGTCATGGTCATCGGCCAGGAAAAGGGCCATGACACCGAAAGCCGCGTCCGCCACAATTTCGGCATGGCGAAGCCGGAAGGCTACCGCAAGGCGATTCGCCTGATGGAGCTTGCCGACCGTTTCAAGCTGCCGGTCATCACCCTGGTCGATACCGCGGGAGCATATCCCGGCGTCGGTGCCGAGGAGCGCGGGCAGGCCGAGGCGATCGCCAAGTCGATCGATACCTGCCTGAGCCTCAAGGTGCCCCTGGTCGCCACGGTGATCGGCGAGGGCGGCTCCGGCGGGGCCATCGCGCTGGCCGCCGCCGACCGTGTCATGATGCTGGAACACGCGATCTACTCGGTCATCTCGCCGGAAGGCTGCGCCTCGATCCTGTGGCGGACCAACACGGCGGCGGCGGAAGCCGCGGCGGCGCTCAGGCTGACCGCCCAGGACCTGAAGGATCTCGGCGTGATCGACCGCGTCATAGCCGAGCCGATCGGCGGCGCCCACCGTGACCGGGACGAGGTCATGACCGCCGTCGGCAATGCCATCGAGGACTGCCTGGACGAACTCCGCGGCCTCGAAGGCGGCGCCCTGCGCCTGAAGCGGCGCGACAAGTTCCTGGAAATGGGCCACAAGGGCCTGTCCTGA
- a CDS encoding HpcH/HpaI aldolase/citrate lyase family protein, translating into MSFKIVEQAPARLNRSELAVPGSSPKLFEKAAKSAADVIFLDLEDAVAPDDKPQARKNIVEAINDIDWGNKTLSVRINGLDTHYMYRDVVEVLEQCGDRLDLIMIPKVGTAADVYAVDMLVTQIEAAKGRKKRIGFELIIETALGMANIDEIATASKRNESLHFGVADYAASTKAQTTGIGGPNPSYGVLTDKDGDKPRDYHWGDMWHYATARMVVAARAAGLRPVDGPFGDFSDADGYKAQGRRAAVLGCEGKWAIHPSQIPLANEVFSPSEAEITKAKRILEAMEQAQKEGRGAVALDGRLIDIASIRQAEVMVKKAEQIAGS; encoded by the coding sequence ATGAGCTTCAAGATCGTCGAACAGGCTCCGGCCCGGCTCAACCGCAGCGAACTGGCGGTTCCCGGGAGCAGCCCGAAGCTGTTCGAGAAGGCCGCCAAATCGGCCGCCGACGTCATCTTCCTGGACCTGGAGGACGCCGTGGCGCCGGACGACAAGCCGCAGGCCCGCAAGAACATCGTCGAGGCGATCAACGACATCGACTGGGGCAACAAGACCCTGTCGGTCCGCATCAACGGCCTCGACACCCATTACATGTACCGCGACGTGGTCGAGGTGCTGGAGCAGTGCGGCGACCGGCTCGACCTGATCATGATCCCCAAGGTCGGCACCGCCGCCGACGTCTACGCGGTCGACATGCTGGTCACCCAGATCGAGGCCGCCAAGGGCCGCAAGAAGCGGATCGGCTTCGAGCTGATCATCGAGACCGCGCTCGGCATGGCGAACATCGACGAGATCGCGACCGCGTCGAAGCGCAACGAAAGCCTGCATTTCGGTGTCGCCGACTATGCCGCCTCGACCAAGGCGCAGACCACCGGCATCGGCGGCCCCAACCCGTCCTACGGCGTGCTGACCGACAAGGACGGCGACAAGCCGCGCGATTATCACTGGGGCGACATGTGGCATTACGCCACCGCGCGCATGGTGGTCGCGGCCCGCGCCGCCGGCCTGCGCCCGGTGGACGGCCCGTTCGGCGACTTCTCCGACGCCGACGGCTACAAGGCCCAGGGCCGGCGCGCCGCCGTGCTGGGCTGCGAGGGCAAGTGGGCCATCCACCCCTCCCAGATCCCCCTGGCGAACGAGGTGTTCAGCCCGTCCGAGGCCGAGATCACCAAGGCCAAGCGCATCCTGGAAGCGATGGAGCAGGCCCAGAAGGAAGGCCGCGGCGCCGTGGCCCTGGACGGCCGCCTGATCGACATCGCGTCGATCCGCCAGGCGGAAGTGATGGTCAAGAAGGCCGAGCAGATCGCCGGTTCGTAA
- a CDS encoding pyridoxamine 5'-phosphate oxidase family protein — protein MATSTQNSDDIKKLWGMIKDIRFTMMTTIDDDGTLRSRPMVAQQSDFDGDLWFFTGADSHKVDEVNQHHEVNLSYADPDDQNYVSISGTAQLVRDKGKIEELWSEPLAAWFPKGKDDPNIALIRVHVTKAEYWDSPSSTMVHAYGYVKSKLTGEPPHPGDNKKINM, from the coding sequence ATGGCTACCAGCACCCAGAATTCAGACGACATCAAGAAGCTCTGGGGGATGATCAAGGACATCCGCTTCACGATGATGACAACCATCGATGATGACGGTACCCTCCGCAGCCGTCCGATGGTCGCCCAGCAATCCGATTTCGACGGCGATCTCTGGTTCTTCACCGGTGCCGATTCCCACAAGGTCGACGAAGTCAACCAGCACCATGAAGTCAACCTGAGCTACGCCGATCCCGACGACCAGAACTATGTCTCGATCTCCGGCACGGCCCAACTCGTCCGGGACAAGGGGAAGATCGAGGAACTCTGGAGCGAGCCACTCGCCGCCTGGTTCCCGAAGGGCAAGGACGATCCGAACATCGCCCTGATCCGCGTCCACGTGACGAAGGCAGAATACTGGGATAGCCCGTCCAGCACGATGGTCCATGCCTACGGCTATGTGAAGTCCAAGCTGACCGGCGAGCCGCCCCATCCCGGCGACAACAAAAAGATTAACATGTAG
- a CDS encoding OsmC family protein encodes MDAETLKAVQAPLKQRYRDTPESAVITLKAEGTVGAEGVTCKVDTGRALVEAGLHPAAGGDGIAACSGDMLLEALVACAGVTLRAVATALNIDLRGGTVRAEGDLDMRGTLGVSKEAPVGFRSIRMTFDLDTDADDEKLASLLKLTERYCVIYQTLRNPPATEARIVRSSDHPAR; translated from the coding sequence ATGGATGCCGAAACCCTCAAGGCCGTCCAGGCACCCTTGAAGCAGCGATACCGCGACACGCCCGAAAGCGCGGTCATTACCCTGAAGGCAGAAGGCACCGTCGGGGCCGAGGGCGTGACCTGCAAGGTGGACACCGGCCGGGCGCTGGTCGAGGCTGGTCTTCATCCCGCCGCCGGCGGCGACGGCATCGCGGCCTGCTCGGGCGACATGCTGCTGGAGGCGCTGGTCGCCTGCGCCGGCGTGACCCTGCGGGCTGTCGCCACGGCGCTGAACATCGATCTGCGCGGCGGTACCGTGCGGGCCGAAGGCGACCTGGACATGCGAGGCACCCTGGGCGTCTCGAAGGAGGCGCCGGTGGGCTTCCGCAGCATCCGCATGACCTTCGACCTGGATACCGACGCCGACGACGAGAAACTCGCCAGCCTGCTCAAGCTGACGGAGCGCTATTGCGTGATCTATCAGACGCTGCGCAACCCGCCCGCAACCGAAGCCAGGATCGTCCGGAGCAGCGACCATCCGGCACGGTAA
- a CDS encoding type II toxin-antitoxin system TacA family antitoxin, with protein MPRVAQRQDRVSLRLSPQSKRKLERAAAYLDKTLTDFVIDVALQKAETIVREHETIALTAEEWARFQDLLLDPPEPNERLRQALAEHGRAVGS; from the coding sequence ATGCCCCGCGTCGCCCAGCGCCAGGATCGCGTCAGCCTGCGTCTCAGCCCGCAATCCAAGCGGAAACTGGAGCGCGCGGCCGCTTATCTCGACAAGACGCTGACGGACTTCGTCATCGACGTGGCTTTGCAGAAAGCGGAAACCATCGTGCGCGAGCACGAGACGATCGCCCTTACCGCCGAAGAATGGGCGCGCTTCCAGGACCTGCTGCTCGATCCGCCCGAGCCGAACGAACGCCTGCGGCAGGCGCTTGCCGAGCACGGGCGGGCCGTCGGTTCGTGA
- the fdh3B gene encoding formate dehydrogenase FDH3 subunit beta — MARMKFLCDAERCIECNACVTACKNEHEVPWGINRRRVVTLNDGKPGERSISMACMHCTDAPCMAVCPVDCFYKTAEGVVLHSKDLCIGCGYCFYACPFGAPQYPQVGNFGSRGKMDKCTFCAGGPEDDVTPAEYQKYGSNRLAEGKLPLCAEMCSTKALLAGDGDIIADIYKERVVRRGYGSGAWGWSTAYKDKASA, encoded by the coding sequence ATGGCAAGAATGAAGTTCCTGTGCGACGCCGAACGCTGCATCGAATGCAACGCCTGCGTCACGGCCTGCAAGAACGAGCACGAGGTGCCCTGGGGCATCAACCGCCGGCGCGTCGTCACCCTCAACGACGGCAAGCCGGGCGAGCGGTCGATATCCATGGCCTGCATGCACTGCACCGACGCGCCCTGCATGGCGGTGTGCCCGGTGGACTGCTTCTACAAGACCGCCGAGGGCGTGGTTCTGCACTCCAAGGACCTGTGCATCGGCTGCGGCTACTGCTTCTACGCCTGTCCGTTCGGCGCGCCGCAGTACCCGCAGGTCGGCAACTTCGGCAGCCGCGGCAAGATGGACAAGTGCACCTTCTGCGCCGGCGGCCCGGAGGACGACGTCACCCCGGCGGAGTACCAGAAATACGGCTCCAACCGCCTCGCCGAGGGCAAGCTTCCGCTCTGCGCGGAGATGTGCTCGACCAAGGCGCTGCTGGCCGGCGACGGCGACATCATCGCCGACATCTACAAGGAACGCGTCGTCCGGCGCGGTTACGGCTCCGGTGCCTGGGGCTGGTCGACCGCGTACAAGGACAAGGCGAGCGCCTAG